The following are from one region of the Neosynechococcus sphagnicola sy1 genome:
- a CDS encoding ABC transporter ATP-binding protein yields MALLIQPIDLFTSSFNEFKQAEASVDRVFELMAVQPQVVEKINAQGLPPVTGKVEYRHVSFAYKPDQPVLRDLSLLAFPGEMIALVGASGAGKTTLVNLLPRFYDPQAGEILVDGINICDVTLASLRRQIGIVPQETVLFSGTIAQNIAFGQDRFNLEAVEAAATIANAHPFITQFPKGYQTWVGERGVNLSGGQRQRLAIARAVLLNPRILILDEATSALDSESEALVQEALERLMQHRTVFIIAHRLTTVRRSDRILVMEHGQVIESGTHDELLAQGGRYAQFYAQQFN; encoded by the coding sequence GTGGCCTTGTTGATCCAACCCATTGACTTGTTTACCAGCAGCTTCAATGAGTTTAAACAGGCAGAGGCTTCCGTAGACCGGGTCTTTGAATTGATGGCGGTGCAGCCCCAAGTGGTCGAGAAAATCAATGCTCAGGGATTACCCCCCGTCACGGGCAAGGTGGAATATCGCCATGTCAGCTTTGCTTACAAGCCCGATCAGCCTGTCCTCAGAGACTTAAGCCTATTGGCCTTTCCAGGGGAGATGATTGCCCTAGTGGGAGCATCTGGAGCCGGCAAAACCACTCTGGTGAATCTGTTACCCCGCTTTTATGATCCTCAAGCCGGCGAGATTTTGGTGGATGGGATCAATATCTGCGATGTCACCCTTGCCAGCCTGCGACGTCAGATTGGCATTGTTCCTCAGGAAACCGTGCTCTTCTCCGGTACCATTGCCCAGAACATAGCCTTTGGCCAGGATCGGTTTAATCTAGAAGCAGTTGAGGCGGCAGCGACCATTGCCAATGCCCATCCCTTTATCACTCAGTTCCCTAAGGGGTATCAAACCTGGGTGGGGGAGCGGGGGGTTAACCTTTCCGGTGGACAGCGACAGCGCCTAGCGATCGCTCGGGCCGTTTTGCTCAACCCCCGGATTTTGATCCTCGATGAAGCTACCTCGGCTCTGGATTCTGAGTCAGAGGCTCTGGTTCAGGAAGCCCTAGAGCGTCTGATGCAGCATCGGACAGTCTTTATCATCGCCCACCGCTTAACCACCGTGCGGCGTTCCGATCGCATTCTGGTGATGGAACATGGTCAGGTGATTGAGTCTGGCACCCATGATGAATTGTTGGCTCAGGGAGGGCGGTATGCACAATTCTACGCCCAGCAATTTAATTAA